A genomic region of Zea mays cultivar B73 chromosome 6, Zm-B73-REFERENCE-NAM-5.0, whole genome shotgun sequence contains the following coding sequences:
- the LOC103629879 gene encoding uncharacterized protein produces MSSPLDLGTPPEAAIAVCRRRPRFNTRGALPDSPTGVWIVCRGESGAWTRGVRGIARRPLPPAVKPPRSVGKFIIKPIVSPPCGAKTSLIPRDFNSEHIRIKQGPVRIQKETPKKPSQD; encoded by the exons ATGAGCTCGCCTTTGGATTTGGGAACGCCGCCGGAGGCCGCCATAGCCGTCTGCCGCCGCCGTCCCCGTTTTAACACCCGTGGTGCGCTCCCGGACAGCCCGACGGGGGTGTGGATCGTGTGTCGGGGGGAATCGGGTGCGTGGACCCGCGGTGTGAGGGGAATTGCTCGCCGTCCCTTACCTCCCGCCGTAAAGCCGCCCCGCTCCGTGGGCAAGTTCATCATCAAGCCAATC GTCAGCCCTCCGTGTGGAGCGAAAACATCTCTAATTCCCAGGGATTTTAACTCCGAGCACATCAG GATCAAGCAAGGACCCGTGCGCATCCAAAAAGAAACTCCTAAGAAACCCTCCCAAGACTGA